In Raphanus sativus cultivar WK10039 chromosome 5, ASM80110v3, whole genome shotgun sequence, the following proteins share a genomic window:
- the LOC108860686 gene encoding RING-H2 finger protein ATL5, protein MMIAQSVFTFCEVITVSIFVVFSLRLFLRFVTRPWRRHRKFTFRKNQGIKTVDDHSSPPYCAVCMQEADEGDEMRRLAICLHSFHADCIDTWFCEMSTCPLCRAEIPPLPPVNPLLLLFVSAGVLDLFNNKSFSTRSIAL, encoded by the coding sequence aTGATGATAGCTCAATCTGTGTTTACTTTCTGCGAAGTCATCACCGTTTCCATTTTCGTCGTCTTCTCTCTTCGTCTCTTCCTAAGATTCGTCACCCGTCCATGGCGTCGCCACCGCAAATTCACGTTCCGCAAGAACCAGGGGATAAAGACGGTGGACGATCATTCTTCTCCGCCGTATTGCGCCGTGTGCATGCAAGAGGCAGATGAAGGAGACGAGATGAGAAGATTGGCGATTTGTCTTCACTCTTTCCATGCAGACTGTATCGATACATGGTTCTGTGAGATGTCGACCTGTCCGTTGTGTAGAGCTGAGATTCCGCCTTTACCGCCAGTGAATCCTCTTCTCTTACTGTTTGTTTCCGCAGGTGTACTCGATTTGTTCAACAACAAATCATTCTCGACGCGTAGCATAGCTCTCTAG
- the LOC108861926 gene encoding probable UMP-CMP kinase 1 isoform X1, with protein MDIIMDTPVDAAIKDKHEESPRFRKPTVVFVLGGPGSGKGTQCANVVQHFSYTHLSAGDLLRAEIRSGSQFGAMIQSMIAEGRIVPSEITVKLLCKAMEESGNDKFLIDGFPRNEENRIIFENVARIEPAFVLFFDCPEEELEKRIMNRNQGREDDNLETIKKRFKVFVESTLPIVSYYESKGKLRKINAAKPSEEVFEEVKNIFSSET; from the exons ATGGATATTATCATGGACACTCCTGTTGATGCTGCTATTAAG GACAAGCATGAAGAAAGTCCTAGGTTTAGGAAACCAACAGTGGTTTTTGTGTTGG GTGGTCCTGGAAGTGGAAAAGGTACTCAGTGTGCTAATGTTGTTCAGCACTTTAGCTATACCCATTTGAGTGCTGGTGATCTTCTCAGAGCAGAGATTAGGTCTGGTTCTCAATTTGG AGCCATGATCCAAAGCATGATTGCTGAGGGTAGAATTGTACCGTCCGAGATCACTGTAAAACTTTTGTGTAAAGCTATGGAGGAAAGTGGCAATGATAAGTTCCTCATTGATGGTTTCCCTCGCAATGAAGAAAACCgcataatatttgaaaatgtt GCTAGAATCGAGCCTgcttttgttttattctttgaTTGTCCTGAAGAAGAACTAGAGAAGCGCATTATGAACAGGAACCAG GGAAGAGAAGATGATAATCTTGAGACGATAAAGAAGAGATTTAAAGTATTTGTAGAATCTACCCTCCCTATTGTTAGCTACTACGAATCTAAAGGGAAACTTCGAAAG ATCAATGCTGCAAAACCGAGCGAGGAGGTTTTCGAggaagttaaaaatatattttcatctgAAACTTGA
- the LOC108861926 gene encoding probable UMP-CMP kinase 1 isoform X2, which yields MDIIMDTPVDAAIKDKHEESPRFRKPTVVFVLGGPGSGKGTQCANVVQHFSYTHLSAGDLLRAEIRSGSQFGAMIQSMIAEGRIVPSEITVKLLCKAMEESGNDKFLIDGFPRNEENRIIFENARIEPAFVLFFDCPEEELEKRIMNRNQGREDDNLETIKKRFKVFVESTLPIVSYYESKGKLRKINAAKPSEEVFEEVKNIFSSET from the exons ATGGATATTATCATGGACACTCCTGTTGATGCTGCTATTAAG GACAAGCATGAAGAAAGTCCTAGGTTTAGGAAACCAACAGTGGTTTTTGTGTTGG GTGGTCCTGGAAGTGGAAAAGGTACTCAGTGTGCTAATGTTGTTCAGCACTTTAGCTATACCCATTTGAGTGCTGGTGATCTTCTCAGAGCAGAGATTAGGTCTGGTTCTCAATTTGG AGCCATGATCCAAAGCATGATTGCTGAGGGTAGAATTGTACCGTCCGAGATCACTGTAAAACTTTTGTGTAAAGCTATGGAGGAAAGTGGCAATGATAAGTTCCTCATTGATGGTTTCCCTCGCAATGAAGAAAACCgcataatatttgaaaat GCTAGAATCGAGCCTgcttttgttttattctttgaTTGTCCTGAAGAAGAACTAGAGAAGCGCATTATGAACAGGAACCAG GGAAGAGAAGATGATAATCTTGAGACGATAAAGAAGAGATTTAAAGTATTTGTAGAATCTACCCTCCCTATTGTTAGCTACTACGAATCTAAAGGGAAACTTCGAAAG ATCAATGCTGCAAAACCGAGCGAGGAGGTTTTCGAggaagttaaaaatatattttcatctgAAACTTGA